The sequence gacttaaaaaatgtttGCTATGGATGTCTTGATTCCCTCCTTGGCTTCATTTAATATTGATGCCATCATCTATGCATAAAATTCTAAGTTACTAAAAGTATGTTTCAACTGTCCTTTTCTCCTTGTTATTACTTGTTTAAACTCAAAATATGGTTTCAGCTGTCTATTTCTTAAATGATAAAAATTCAACTCAATTATGCTTGTAATCATGGTGCATATAAACTGAATAAAAATTAACTTGTAACTCTTTTGCATAGTCATTCCCATACAACAGAAATGATGCTTATGCAAAAATTATAATGACATTTTGCCATTCGTTTTTAAAATTTTGTCATCTCCAAATTCATTATGCTTTTACATGATATAGTGCAGAAAGTGGAGAAGGAAggataaaatataattttgagGTCCCAACATAAGAAGCTTAAGCCGGAATGGGTGTGTTCATGTAGCCGTGTCTCAGATTTTGGTCTAATGAAGATAAACAATAAAGGAAGGGTGATTTCATTCAGTGAGAAGTCTAAAGGAGAAGACCTGAAAGCAATGGTAAAAAGCACAACTCATGCTTGTTAATATCAAGTTTTAGGATATTGTTTCCCTGCTAATGCAAGTAGATAATTTAGCAAGTAGATACGACACTCTTGGGACTTTCATGGGAAGAGGCTGAAAAGAAACCATACATTGCTTTCATGGGAGTGTATGTGTTCAAGAAGGACTTACTTCTTAATCTACTAAGGTACTGCTAATTTTAACTTATATCTTGTAATGTGAAGTTCAATAATGACATATAACATGACAATAAATTGCTTGTTTCAAAGATAGCAAGCTAATTAATTTCAACAAAATTTATTTCATTCAGATGGCGCTTTGCAACTACAAATGAATTTGGATTAGAAGTCATTCCTGCATGTGCTAGTGAGTTTTGCATTAAGGTATGTCTGAAAATTCATTATTGCTTATGGTTTTACTATTAGTAATAAAGTATTATGCACATGGTTCCCCTGCTTCTCCATCTATGTACCATGAACCTAACTGATTGAATTATCTCCAAATAAAATACTAGTAATCTAATCATAGAAAATAACGAATGCGTACAAAGTTTTGGATTGAGTAGGTTGGAAGGAAAACAAATCATGGCTTATCAAGTAACCTTAAGCTTTCAATCATTCATCTATGATTTTTATGAGCATTCTTTCACATTGCAGAGAAGATACAGCAACCTTTCCACGCATTTACTTGTATGTGAATGAAGGAACAACTAAATAATCAAAGCaacatttataattaaaaataatattactaTGGTCTCACTAGATGCAACGTGTTTCACACTTTCACCGTTTCTCATTTAGGACTTAGGCATATGCAAACAACAATTTTCATTTAGTTGGCCTTCCATACATTGAGTTGTATCGATCATTGATCATTGAGTTGTATTACATTCTCAATCATTGGCAATAGAAGAACATTAGTGATAAGCTTGGCACCGGTTAATATTGAAATATTTTATCAATATATTGTT is a genomic window of Arachis ipaensis cultivar K30076 chromosome B06, Araip1.1, whole genome shotgun sequence containing:
- the LOC107648673 gene encoding glucose-1-phosphate adenylyltransferase large subunit 1, chloroplastic-like — encoded protein: MKINNKGRVISFSEKSKGEDLKAMQVDTTLLGLSWEEAEKKPYIAFMGVYVFKKDLLLNLLRWRFATTNEFGLEVIPACASEFCIKVQNLANQKYISGQ